GACTCCGATCAGTCGTGCACGACGAGTGTCTGCTCGCGGCCCGGGCCGACGCCGACTCCCCAGATGCGGGTGCCCGACATCTCCTCGAGCGCGAGCACGTAGGCCTGCGCGTTCTTGGGCAGGTCGGCGAACGTGCGGCAGCCGGAGATGTCCTCCCACCAGCCGTCGAGGTGCTCGTAGACCGGCTTCGCGTGGTGGAACTCGGTCTGGGTCATCGGCATCTCGTCGTGGCGCACGCCGTCGATCTCGTAGGCGACGCACACCGGCACCGTCTCCCAGCTCGACAGCACGTCGAGCTTGGTGAGGAACAGGTCGGTGAGACCGTTGACGCGGGTGGCGTAGCGGGCGATGACGGCGTCGTACCAGCCGCAGCGGCGGTCGCGACCGGTGGAGACGCCCACCTCACCGCCGACCTTCCACAGCTTCTCGCCGTCGGCGTCGAACAGCTCGGTCGGGAACGGGCCCGAGCCGACGCGGGTGGTGTAGGCCTTGATGACACCGATGACCCGGTCGATGCGGGTCGGGCCGACGCCGGCGCCGGTGCACACGCCACCGGCGACCGCACTCGACGACGTGACGAACGGATATGTGCCGTGGTCGACGTCGAGCATCGTCGCCTGGGCACCCTCGAACAGCACCGTCTTGCCGTCGTCGAGCGCCGTGTTGAGCAGCAGCGAGGAGTCGATGACCATCGGGCGCAACCGGTCGAGGTACGACAGCAGCTCCTCGACGACCGCCTCGGCCTCGACCGCGCGGCGGTTGTAGACCTTCGCGAGCAGATGGTTCTTCATCTCGAGCGAGGCCTCGACCTTGGCGAGCAGGATCTTCTCGTCGAAGAGGTCGGCGATGCGGATGCCGAGGCGGTTGATCTTGTCGGCGTAGGCCGGGCCGATGCCGCGACCGGTGGTGCCGATCTTGTTCTTGCCGAGGAAGCGCTCGGTGACCTTGTCGACCGTCGAGTGGTACGACGCGATGACGTGCGCGTTGGCCGAGACCACCAGGCGCTCGCCGGCCGGCACGCCGCGCGCCTCGAGGCCGTCGATCTCGCGGAACAGCGCCTCCGGGGAGACGACCACGCCGTTGGCGATCACCGACGTGGTGCCCTCGGTGAGGATGCTGCTGGGCAGTAGGTGCGTCGCGAACTTCTCGCCGTCGACCACGATCGTGTGACCTGCGTTGTGCCCGCCGCTGGTGCGGACGCAGTAGTCGATCGTCTCGGTCGTGGTGAGCAGGTCGGTCGCCTTGCCCTTGCCCTCGTCGCCCCACTGGGCACCCAGAACAATGATCGCGGGCATCGCAGCCCCTTCCGTCGGGCCTCATCGGATGGCATCTGGAAAGCACTCTGCAAACACAAAGGGCCCCGCCACAAGTTCCAACTTGTCCGCGGGGGCTCTTGCATCGCAACGCTACCAAAGGGCGGTCGGGACAGCCGGGTAGTGTCCCGCCGGTGGACCCCCTCCTCGTGATCACCAACAGCGGCGCTGGCACGGCCGACCAGGAAGCACTGGACCTGGCTCTCGCCATCCTCCGGGACGGTGCGTCGATCGAGGTCGCGTCCACGGCCAACCCCGGAGAGCTCGACGGTGTCCTGCACCGGGCCGGATCCCGCCGGATCGTGGTGGCCGGCGGCGACGGCAGCCTGCACGCCGTGGTCTCGGCCCTGCACCGGCGCAACGACCTCACCGACAGCGTGCTCGCCCTGCTGCCCCTCGGCACCGGCAACGACTTCGCCCGCATCGCGGGCATCCCGATCGACATCGAGGCGGCGGCCCGGCTGGTGCTCGAGGGCGAGGTGCGACCGGTCGACCTGATCGTCGACGAGACCGGCGAGGTCGTGGTCAACAACGTGCACGTCGGCACCGGGGCCCAGGCCAGCCGCAAGGGCCACCGCTGGAAGAGGCGACTGCACGCCGTGGGGATCGGCAAGGTCAACCTCGGCAAGGTCGGCTACCCGATCGGCACCGCGCTCGCGGCGTTCCACCCGCCCCAGCTGCGGGTGCGTGTCGAGGTCGACGGCGAGGTCGTCAACGACCTGGCCCACCCGGTACTGATGGTGGCGGTCGGTAACGGCGCCTTCATCGGCGGCGGCACCGAGCTCACGCCCGACGCCGACCCCGAGACGGGCACGGCCGAGGTGATGATCTCCCGCGCCGTACGCCCGATGGCCAAGCTCGGCTACGTGCTGGCCCTGCGCCGCGGCGAGCACCATGAGCGCGATGACGTGCAGACGTTGCGGGGGACGACGATCACGGTCGCCGGTGAGCCGTTCTACGTCTCGGCCGACGGCGAGATCTACGGGCCGGAACGGTCGCGCTCGTGGCGCGTCGAGCGGGCGGCGTACTCCATGGTGCTGCCGGCAGCAGGGCACGGGGTCGCCCCGGAGGACCAGCCCTAGTTAGATCCAGCCGCGGCGGACGGCCTCGACGCCGGCCGCGAAGCGCGTATCGACGCCCAGGTCGCTCATCAGCGCGTGGATGCGGCGCCGGATCGTGCGCAGGCTCATGCCCAGCGTGCGCGCGATCTGCTCGTCCTTCGACCCCGCGGCCAGCTGGGTGAGCAGCAGCCGCCTGAGGTCGGGGCGCGCGTCGCCCGTGTCGAGATGGGGTACGGCGGCGGCGGAGTCCCACAGCGCGTCGAAGTAGGCGACCAGCATCTCGACCAGCCCTTGTTGCCGGATGACCAGCCGGCGGTCGTTGGCCACGCCGGGCGGGTCGGGCAGCATCGCGCGGGCGGCGCCGACGATGGCGAGCCGGGTGTGCACCTCGGGTACGACGCGGATCTGCTCACCGGCGCGTGCGCGGCCGACCAGCACGTCGGGGGCTTCCTCGAGCGCCCGGGCCGGGTAGATCGCGCGGACCACGCGGCCGGCGCGCACCGCGCTCATCGTGGCCTGGAACATCATCGACTCGCTCGACATCCGCCACTGGTCGGGCCGGAGGAACAGCACTTCCCCCGACGTCTCCTCGATCCACCGCACCAGGGTCTGCGGCACGTTGCCGCCGGTGAAGACCTCGCCGTCGATGGCCAGCGAGTCGGCGGCCTCCTGGACCTGGGAGGCGCCCTCGCCGAGGAACGGCACCGCGCGCGACAGGGCTTCGAGGCGGCTCGCCGTCGCCTGGGCCGTGCGGCTCTCCTTGGCCACCATCAGCCCGAGCGACTCGGCCGGCGACGCGACGTACAGGACGTCGTTCTCGATGCGTACGACGCCCGACGAGATCATGGCGGCGAGCTCGGCCAGCAGCTCCTCGCGGGTGCGCATCAGGCTCCGGGCGACGTC
This is a stretch of genomic DNA from Nocardioides sp. InS609-2. It encodes these proteins:
- a CDS encoding adenylosuccinate synthase: MPAIIVLGAQWGDEGKGKATDLLTTTETIDYCVRTSGGHNAGHTIVVDGEKFATHLLPSSILTEGTTSVIANGVVVSPEALFREIDGLEARGVPAGERLVVSANAHVIASYHSTVDKVTERFLGKNKIGTTGRGIGPAYADKINRLGIRIADLFDEKILLAKVEASLEMKNHLLAKVYNRRAVEAEAVVEELLSYLDRLRPMVIDSSLLLNTALDDGKTVLFEGAQATMLDVDHGTYPFVTSSSAVAGGVCTGAGVGPTRIDRVIGVIKAYTTRVGSGPFPTELFDADGEKLWKVGGEVGVSTGRDRRCGWYDAVIARYATRVNGLTDLFLTKLDVLSSWETVPVCVAYEIDGVRHDEMPMTQTEFHHAKPVYEHLDGWWEDISGCRTFADLPKNAQAYVLALEEMSGTRIWGVGVGPGREQTLVVHD
- a CDS encoding diacylglycerol kinase family protein encodes the protein MDPLLVITNSGAGTADQEALDLALAILRDGASIEVASTANPGELDGVLHRAGSRRIVVAGGDGSLHAVVSALHRRNDLTDSVLALLPLGTGNDFARIAGIPIDIEAAARLVLEGEVRPVDLIVDETGEVVVNNVHVGTGAQASRKGHRWKRRLHAVGIGKVNLGKVGYPIGTALAAFHPPQLRVRVEVDGEVVNDLAHPVLMVAVGNGAFIGGGTELTPDADPETGTAEVMISRAVRPMAKLGYVLALRRGEHHERDDVQTLRGTTITVAGEPFYVSADGEIYGPERSRSWRVERAAYSMVLPAAGHGVAPEDQP
- a CDS encoding DNA-binding response regulator → MPMRPVAAALGIPPAVDRLYRQVYAARGTPVDDVARSLMRTREELLAELAAMISSGVVRIENDVLYVASPAESLGLMVAKESRTAQATASRLEALSRAVPFLGEGASQVQEAADSLAIDGEVFTGGNVPQTLVRWIEETSGEVLFLRPDQWRMSSESMMFQATMSAVRAGRVVRAIYPARALEEAPDVLVGRARAGEQIRVVPEVHTRLAIVGAARAMLPDPPGVANDRRLVIRQQGLVEMLVAYFDALWDSAAAVPHLDTGDARPDLRRLLLTQLAAGSKDEQIARTLGMSLRTIRRRIHALMSDLGVDTRFAAGVEAVRRGWI